A part of Halobaculum sp. MBLA0143 genomic DNA contains:
- a CDS encoding PadR family transcriptional regulator, with amino-acid sequence MTDVLLPLALLYADGRSEIRGATKLQKLAFLAQEEYGVEELHEFEPDRYGPFSESLAGTVNALEQKGFVEKREEQVPGGSEILVYSLTDEGAKLVEALLREQEGLERVLGSVEELKRDLGDKTIDRVLRQVYKTYPQYTTESGLNSAEGA; translated from the coding sequence GTGACCGACGTGCTGCTCCCGCTCGCGCTGCTGTACGCCGACGGCCGCAGCGAGATCCGCGGTGCGACCAAGCTCCAGAAGCTGGCCTTTCTCGCACAGGAGGAGTACGGTGTCGAGGAACTCCACGAGTTCGAGCCTGACAGATACGGGCCGTTCTCGGAGAGTCTGGCGGGTACTGTGAACGCGCTGGAACAGAAAGGATTCGTGGAGAAGCGTGAGGAACAGGTCCCCGGCGGCAGCGAGATTCTCGTCTACTCACTCACAGACGAGGGGGCAAAACTCGTCGAGGCACTGCTCCGCGAACAAGAGGGCTTAGAGCGTGTACTCGGCTCTGTAGAGGAACTCAAACGGGACCTAGGCGACAAGACGATCGACAGGGTTCTGCGGCAGGTGTACAAGACGTATCCGCAGTACACCACAGAGAGTGGACTGAACTCTGCTGAGGGGGCGTAG
- a CDS encoding amino acid-binding protein: protein MQSDTVGDATDGDPSDDLETDGGRGDPQVHTVQLELPDEPGQLLAALQPIADNGGNLMSVVHERGERTPRGRIPVEIDLECPPARFDGVLAGLRDAGVTVVTADAEAYADEVTVVLVGHLVDTGLSGTLQDVRDDAEVTVADVALSAPDADAREEPSAARLHLRTREGCTERALEAVRAVAAEKDLTVIEPLGGV, encoded by the coding sequence GTGCAGTCTGACACCGTCGGCGACGCCACAGACGGGGACCCGAGCGACGACCTGGAGACGGACGGCGGCCGCGGGGACCCGCAGGTCCACACGGTCCAGCTGGAGCTCCCGGACGAGCCCGGGCAGTTGTTGGCGGCCCTCCAGCCGATCGCGGACAACGGCGGTAACCTGATGTCGGTCGTCCACGAGCGGGGCGAGCGAACGCCACGCGGCCGCATTCCCGTGGAGATCGATCTCGAGTGCCCGCCGGCGCGGTTCGACGGCGTCCTGGCGGGGCTGCGTGACGCGGGCGTGACCGTCGTCACTGCGGACGCGGAGGCGTACGCCGACGAGGTGACGGTCGTACTCGTCGGTCACCTCGTCGACACGGGGCTGTCGGGGACGCTCCAGGACGTGCGTGACGACGCCGAAGTGACGGTCGCGGACGTGGCGTTGTCGGCGCCGGACGCGGACGCCCGCGAGGAGCCGTCTGCGGCACGGCTCCACCTCCGGACCCGCGAGGGGTGTACGGAACGGGCCTTGGAGGCGGTTCGGGCGGTGGCAGCGGAGAAGGACCTGACCGTGATCGAGCCGCTGGGGGGTGTCTGA
- a CDS encoding homoserine dehydrogenase, translating to MRLAVLGAGAVGGAVAELADEYGHEVVALADSSTAAVDDDGVDAAAALQAKAADAGLGTAAPEDALAADYDVLVEATPTTLGDAQPGFDHVASALERDRDVVLANKGPVAERYADVRALAADSAGSVQFEATVAGAIPVLSTLSDLGPSRVDAVRGVLNGTANFVLSRMAAEGLGYEHVLAEAQDLGVAEADPAFDVEGTDAALKCVILSNRLAEAETESVAELRAATTSLAEAEIQGITDLPPNALELAADDGQTVRLIGEATRDSVRVGPRLVPENGTLAVSGTRNIVELETAHAGRLAISGRGAGGDATATAVLSDVNRL from the coding sequence GTGCGGCTCGCAGTGCTCGGCGCCGGTGCGGTCGGCGGCGCGGTCGCGGAGCTGGCGGACGAGTACGGCCACGAGGTGGTGGCGCTCGCGGACTCTTCGACCGCGGCCGTCGACGACGACGGCGTCGACGCCGCGGCGGCGCTGCAGGCGAAGGCCGCCGACGCCGGCCTCGGCACGGCGGCCCCCGAAGACGCTCTCGCGGCCGACTACGACGTGCTCGTGGAGGCGACACCGACGACGCTGGGCGACGCACAGCCCGGCTTCGACCACGTCGCGTCTGCGCTCGAACGCGACCGAGATGTCGTGTTGGCCAACAAGGGGCCCGTCGCCGAGCGGTACGCCGACGTGCGTGCGCTGGCGGCCGACTCCGCCGGCAGCGTCCAGTTCGAGGCGACCGTCGCCGGCGCGATTCCGGTGTTGTCGACGCTGTCGGATCTGGGCCCCTCGCGGGTGGACGCCGTCCGAGGGGTGCTCAACGGGACGGCGAACTTCGTCCTCTCGCGGATGGCCGCCGAAGGGTTGGGGTACGAACACGTGCTCGCGGAGGCCCAGGACCTGGGCGTCGCGGAGGCGGACCCCGCCTTCGACGTGGAGGGGACGGACGCCGCGTTGAAGTGCGTGATCCTGTCGAACCGGCTCGCCGAGGCGGAGACGGAGTCGGTCGCGGAGCTACGGGCGGCGACGACGAGCCTGGCCGAGGCAGAGATTCAGGGGATCACCGACCTGCCGCCGAACGCGCTGGAGCTGGCGGCAGACGACGGCCAAACGGTACGGCTGATCGGCGAGGCCACCCGCGACTCCGTCCGGGTCGGCCCGCGGCTCGTCCCGGAGAACGGGACGCTCGCGGTGTCGGGCACCCGTAACATCGTGGAACTGGAGACGGCACACGCCGGGCGGCTGGCGATCTCCGGACGCGGCGCCGGCGGCGACGCCACCGCGACGGCGGTGCTGTCGGACGTGAACCGGCTGTAG
- a CDS encoding succinate dehydrogenase/fumarate reductase iron-sulfur subunit has protein sequence MSTQVPKSETDAEAETETEESPGDQRRRQRDEGRSDAAERLRRETEAAPDGDEDTVHLKVFRYDPDVEGKMEPRFDDFHVPFEKGMTVLDALIYARDNYDASLTFRHSCRQAICGSDALFVNGRQRLGCKTQLADLADPVRVEPLPHAEVRKDLVVDMSHFYDQMESVEPYFQTDETPDEELAEQRQSRENREKIKMSTRCIWCGACMSSCNVAAGNNEYLGPAAINKAYRFTMDEREGEEMKEHRLRIVEQENGVWRCQTQFSCTEVCPKDIPLTEHIQELKREAVKNNLKFW, from the coding sequence ATGAGCACACAAGTTCCGAAGTCCGAGACGGACGCAGAAGCCGAGACAGAGACCGAAGAGAGCCCGGGCGACCAACGGCGTCGGCAGCGCGACGAGGGCCGCTCGGACGCGGCCGAACGCCTCCGCCGCGAGACAGAGGCCGCGCCCGACGGGGACGAGGACACGGTTCACCTCAAGGTGTTCCGGTACGACCCGGACGTGGAGGGGAAGATGGAGCCCCGGTTCGACGACTTCCACGTCCCCTTCGAGAAGGGGATGACGGTCCTGGACGCCCTCATCTACGCCCGCGACAACTACGACGCCTCGCTCACGTTCCGTCACTCCTGCCGACAGGCGATCTGTGGCTCCGACGCCCTGTTCGTCAACGGCCGCCAGCGGCTCGGCTGTAAGACGCAGTTGGCCGACCTCGCGGACCCCGTCCGTGTGGAGCCGTTGCCTCACGCCGAGGTGCGCAAGGACCTCGTCGTCGACATGTCGCACTTCTACGACCAGATGGAGTCCGTCGAGCCGTACTTCCAGACGGACGAGACACCGGACGAGGAGTTGGCCGAACAACGCCAGAGCCGGGAGAACCGCGAGAAGATCAAGATGTCCACCCGGTGTATCTGGTGTGGGGCGTGTATGTCCTCCTGTAACGTCGCCGCCGGAAACAACGAGTACCTCGGCCCCGCGGCCATCAACAAGGCCTACCGCTTCACGATGGACGAACGCGAAGGCGAGGAGATGAAAGAACACCGGCTCCGGATCGTGGAACAGGAGAACGGCGTCTGGCGGTGTCAGACCCAGTTCTCCTGCACGGAGGTGTGTCCGAAGGACATCCCGCTCACCGAGCACATCCAGGAGCTCAAGCGGGAGGCAGTGAAGAACAACCTCAAGTTCTGGTGA
- a CDS encoding succinate dehydrogenase hydrophobic membrane anchor subunit, whose product MSERYSSFEPGGRRWLWQRITAAFLVVVLAFHFFLLHFVNHAAEVSFAASSARMSQWTYYSLMVLFLLTATFHGVNGVYNALINQGLSGRRRRAVKWTLIAASAVLIVQGVRTANEWAGISLI is encoded by the coding sequence GTGAGCGAACGTTACTCCTCGTTCGAGCCGGGCGGGCGACGGTGGCTGTGGCAGCGCATCACGGCGGCGTTCCTCGTCGTCGTGCTCGCGTTCCACTTCTTCCTGTTGCACTTCGTCAACCACGCCGCCGAGGTGTCGTTCGCCGCCTCCAGCGCCCGGATGAGCCAGTGGACCTACTACTCGCTGATGGTGTTGTTCCTGTTGACGGCGACGTTCCACGGGGTCAACGGCGTGTACAACGCACTCATCAACCAAGGGCTGTCCGGCCGTCGGCGCCGGGCAGTCAAGTGGACGCTGATCGCCGCCAGCGCCGTGTTGATCGTCCAGGGTGTCCGAACCGCGAACGAGTGGGCCGGTATCTCACTGATCTAA
- the sdhC gene encoding succinate dehydrogenase, cytochrome b556 subunit: protein MSQSYERGLVEDFGRWREFSAGMWAWVFHKFTGWVLVGYLFTHIAVLSTALQSPGMYTETIATLESLLLVRVLEIGLLAVAVFHILNGLRLLLVDLGIGLEAQDRAFYASLGLTGAIVVASVPTFLAGVF, encoded by the coding sequence ATGAGCCAGTCGTACGAACGGGGTCTCGTGGAAGACTTCGGCCGGTGGCGGGAGTTCTCCGCGGGTATGTGGGCCTGGGTGTTCCACAAGTTCACGGGCTGGGTGCTCGTCGGCTACCTGTTCACCCACATCGCCGTCCTCAGTACCGCGCTCCAGAGCCCCGGGATGTACACGGAAACCATTGCGACGCTGGAGAGTCTGTTGCTCGTGCGGGTGTTGGAAATCGGGCTGTTGGCCGTCGCCGTCTTCCACATCCTCAACGGGCTCCGGCTCCTGCTCGTCGACCTCGGCATCGGCTTGGAGGCACAGGATCGGGCGTTCTACGCCTCGTTGGGGCTGACCGGCGCCATCGTCGTCGCGTCCGTCCCGACGTTCCTCGCGGGGGTGTTCTGA
- a CDS encoding TrmB family transcriptional regulator gives METDALVDTLQDAGLSPYQANAYVALLELGVASATEVAEVSDVPAPRIYDVLGALEDQGYIETYEQNTLHARAHSPTDVLEDLRTRSDRFERAADEVEDRWEQPELEGNEASIVSRFRTVLERAETFVDEAAHQVLLSTTTDHFRRLRPSLEAAYDRGVSVRVSLHTERETDVDTLPDPAGVATEVRHRPLPAPFLALADRRRACFAHHPEAYDQYGVLISDRTHTFVFYWYFLTSLWEQWEPVHDDQTDGLPVEYMDIRNCARDLSALDLSEHDARLRVEGYDVDTGEERELVGTVEAIRCPVPVEPDTHVVDLVGQVTLDVRTEEGTVPVGGWGALIEDVEATRITLLSVEPDPGSEWVDAHRDRTLE, from the coding sequence ATGGAGACGGACGCGCTGGTCGACACGCTCCAGGACGCTGGCCTCTCGCCGTACCAGGCGAACGCCTACGTAGCCCTCCTGGAGCTGGGTGTCGCCTCGGCCACGGAGGTGGCGGAGGTGAGTGACGTGCCGGCCCCACGCATCTACGACGTGCTCGGCGCCTTGGAGGATCAAGGGTACATCGAGACGTACGAACAGAACACGCTCCACGCCCGCGCCCACAGCCCGACGGACGTGCTGGAGGACCTCCGAACCCGGTCGGATCGGTTCGAACGCGCCGCAGACGAGGTGGAAGACCGTTGGGAGCAGCCGGAACTGGAGGGCAACGAGGCCAGTATCGTCTCGCGATTCCGGACGGTGTTGGAGCGTGCGGAGACGTTCGTCGACGAGGCCGCCCACCAGGTGCTGCTGTCGACGACGACGGATCACTTCCGCCGGCTGCGCCCGAGCCTGGAGGCCGCCTACGACCGGGGCGTCAGCGTCCGGGTGTCGCTCCACACGGAACGCGAGACGGACGTGGACACGCTGCCAGACCCGGCCGGCGTCGCCACGGAGGTGCGTCACCGACCGCTGCCGGCGCCGTTCCTGGCGCTCGCGGACCGCCGTCGCGCCTGTTTCGCACACCACCCGGAGGCGTACGACCAGTACGGCGTCCTCATCAGCGACCGGACCCACACGTTCGTGTTCTACTGGTACTTCCTGACGAGCCTCTGGGAGCAGTGGGAGCCGGTCCACGACGACCAGACTGACGGGCTCCCGGTGGAGTACATGGACATCCGCAACTGCGCCCGCGACCTCTCGGCGTTGGACCTGTCGGAACACGACGCCCGGCTGCGCGTCGAAGGGTACGACGTCGACACCGGGGAGGAACGGGAGCTCGTCGGCACCGTCGAGGCGATCAGGTGTCCCGTGCCGGTGGAGCCGGACACACACGTCGTGGACCTGGTCGGTCAGGTCACGCTCGACGTGCGGACGGAGGAGGGGACGGTGCCGGTCGGCGGCTGGGGAGCGCTGATCGAGGACGTGGAGGCGACTCGGATCACGCTGTTGTCGGTCGAGCCGGACCCCGGGTCGGAGTGGGTCGACGCCCACCGCGACCGCACGCTGGAGTGA
- a CDS encoding replication factor C large subunit: MSDWTEKYRPSSLSELRGNDSAVDAVREWARSWDDHGEAAVLHGSPGIGKTSAAHALAADRGWETVELNASDQRTADDIERYAGRAASNTTLGSAGDDGDDGRQLVIVDEADNIHGNYDRGGAGAVTRLVEEARQPVVLIANDYYDMSRGLRNATREIEFRDVSARSILPVLRDLCRKEGIEFETAALERIAEQNDGDLRGAVNDLQAVAEGREHLELADVVTSDRDQTVDLFPFLDLVLKETDDAREALQTSYDVEETPDDLVGWIEENAPKEYDGAALARAYDSLANADRWLGVVRATQDYSYWRYAGDAATAGVAAARDGTGGGWTRWTRPTFYHSSSNTADHVVRQIARAEGTSMATARREVLPFLSTLTHHCKPRELTVRMAAAYDLEEDHVAFVTGSGETTNKVQSIVEDAAERRAALVEEHAAGAFEGTASLAEDAEQPDDAAADDASADTETDADAEGEEEDDDQSGLGDFV; the protein is encoded by the coding sequence ATGAGCGATTGGACGGAGAAGTACCGACCGTCGTCGCTGTCGGAGCTGCGAGGCAACGACTCGGCGGTCGACGCGGTACGCGAGTGGGCCCGCTCCTGGGACGACCACGGCGAGGCCGCGGTGTTGCACGGTTCCCCGGGGATCGGGAAGACCTCGGCGGCACACGCCCTCGCGGCGGACAGGGGCTGGGAGACGGTGGAGCTGAACGCCTCCGACCAGCGCACCGCCGACGACATCGAGCGGTACGCCGGCCGGGCGGCGAGCAACACCACCCTCGGGAGCGCCGGCGACGACGGGGACGACGGCCGTCAGCTCGTGATCGTCGACGAGGCGGACAACATCCACGGCAACTACGACCGTGGCGGCGCGGGCGCGGTGACCCGGCTCGTCGAGGAGGCGCGCCAGCCGGTCGTCCTGATCGCCAACGACTACTACGACATGTCCCGCGGGCTCCGCAACGCCACCCGCGAGATCGAGTTCCGCGACGTGTCCGCGCGGTCGATCCTCCCGGTGCTCCGTGACCTCTGTCGAAAGGAGGGGATCGAGTTCGAGACGGCGGCGCTCGAACGTATCGCCGAACAGAACGACGGTGACCTCCGGGGGGCGGTCAACGACCTCCAAGCGGTCGCCGAGGGGCGCGAACACCTGGAGCTCGCGGACGTGGTGACGAGCGACCGCGACCAGACGGTCGATCTGTTCCCGTTCTTGGATCTCGTGTTGAAGGAGACGGACGACGCCCGGGAGGCGCTGCAGACCTCATACGACGTCGAGGAGACGCCGGACGACCTCGTCGGCTGGATCGAGGAGAACGCCCCGAAGGAGTACGACGGCGCGGCGCTGGCCCGCGCGTACGACAGTCTGGCGAACGCCGACCGCTGGCTCGGCGTCGTCCGGGCGACCCAAGACTACTCCTACTGGCGGTACGCGGGTGACGCGGCGACTGCGGGCGTCGCCGCAGCCCGCGACGGCACCGGCGGCGGCTGGACCCGATGGACCCGGCCGACGTTCTACCACTCCAGTTCGAACACGGCCGACCACGTCGTCAGACAGATCGCCCGGGCCGAGGGGACGAGCATGGCGACGGCCCGCCGCGAGGTGTTGCCGTTCCTGTCGACGCTCACTCACCACTGCAAGCCACGAGAGCTCACGGTCCGGATGGCGGCCGCCTACGACTTAGAGGAGGATCACGTCGCGTTCGTCACCGGCTCCGGCGAGACGACGAACAAGGTCCAGTCCATCGTGGAAGACGCCGCCGAGCGCCGTGCGGCGTTGGTCGAGGAACACGCCGCCGGCGCGTTCGAGGGGACCGCCTCTCTCGCCGAGGACGCGGAGCAGCCGGACGACGCGGCGGCAGACGACGCGTCGGCGGACACGGAGACCGACGCGGACGCAGAAGGAGAGGAGGAAGACGACGATCAGTCCGGACTCGGCGACTTCGTGTAG
- a CDS encoding pyridoxamine 5'-phosphate oxidase family protein, with the protein MTDPSETSADVDALVANEMSDGARDEALRDHGTGVLALARENEAYAVPVSFGYDGDHCHFVFVGYHEPSTKATFAETTERATLTVYAEDSRTDWHSVLVRGAVEQLESEAEWAAAREAIDDNGWYPSLFREADPRGSVDLWALEATAVTGYAASPST; encoded by the coding sequence ATGACAGATCCATCCGAGACGTCGGCGGACGTGGACGCGCTCGTCGCCAACGAGATGTCGGACGGGGCGAGAGACGAGGCGCTGCGAGACCACGGCACCGGTGTGTTGGCGTTGGCCCGCGAGAACGAGGCGTACGCGGTGCCGGTGTCGTTCGGCTACGACGGCGACCACTGTCACTTCGTGTTCGTCGGCTACCACGAGCCGAGCACGAAGGCGACGTTCGCGGAGACGACTGAACGGGCGACGCTGACAGTGTACGCCGAGGACAGTCGGACGGACTGGCACAGTGTGCTCGTCCGCGGGGCCGTAGAGCAGTTGGAGTCGGAGGCGGAGTGGGCGGCCGCCCGCGAGGCCATCGACGACAACGGCTGGTACCCCAGTCTGTTCCGCGAGGCCGACCCGCGCGGGAGCGTGGACCTGTGGGCGTTGGAGGCGACGGCCGTCACCGGCTACGCCGCGTCGCCGTCCACGTAG
- a CDS encoding DUF2103 domain-containing protein codes for MNCRRCGQSLDRPGDYCLACETANADSVVVVFGPDRARLTMLYGEPDDPDFSAPSETAAFLGRTDITTVPDDGERTRRAQLRNYAGRVADEIRRKRPETVYAAGDRAALRETRAQLHYEFLRVPDEEPVTAVLRRRGEPALEVVEKSPAEKIGGSHSTLIGERVGRRAIQTVAEHPHVKKIIPGPIDAGGQGSQRGLRAKVTRADEHGNVRLLLRDGSSVQENRIVTTAGDRETGERVRDALNDVLLEEELAEA; via the coding sequence ATGAACTGTCGCCGGTGTGGCCAGTCGTTAGATCGGCCCGGCGACTACTGTCTGGCCTGCGAGACGGCCAACGCGGACAGTGTCGTCGTCGTCTTCGGTCCGGACCGAGCCCGGCTGACGATGCTGTACGGCGAACCGGACGACCCCGACTTCTCGGCACCGTCGGAGACGGCCGCGTTCCTCGGCCGAACGGATATCACGACCGTGCCCGACGACGGCGAACGCACCAGACGCGCCCAGCTCCGCAACTACGCCGGGCGGGTGGCAGACGAGATCAGACGCAAGCGCCCGGAGACGGTGTACGCCGCCGGCGACCGCGCCGCCCTCCGGGAGACCAGGGCACAGCTCCACTACGAGTTCCTCCGGGTGCCCGACGAGGAACCGGTGACGGCCGTGCTCCGGCGGCGCGGCGAGCCGGCGTTGGAGGTGGTAGAGAAGTCGCCCGCCGAGAAGATCGGCGGCAGCCACTCCACGCTGATCGGCGAACGAGTCGGTCGGCGGGCGATCCAGACGGTCGCCGAACACCCACACGTCAAGAAGATCATCCCCGGCCCCATCGACGCCGGCGGCCAGGGCTCCCAGCGCGGGCTGCGGGCGAAGGTGACCCGCGCCGACGAACACGGCAACGTCAGACTCCTCCTCCGTGACGGCTCCAGCGTCCAGGAGAACCGGATCGTCACTACCGCCGGCGACCGCGAGACCGGGGAGCGCGTCCGAGACGCTCTCAACGACGTGTTGCTCGAAGAGGAACTCGCGGAGGCCTGA
- a CDS encoding DUF5808 domain-containing protein has protein sequence MADKPQSGELFGVPYNFERPSLGRMLSSYWQPGEGMLVQKPFGVGYTLNLANWRSWIVVLVVGGLLYQEQSGGGDDDGSEESEPAEVVVDDEE, from the coding sequence ATGGCAGACAAACCGCAGTCGGGCGAACTGTTCGGAGTACCGTACAACTTCGAGCGCCCGAGCCTGGGCCGGATGCTGTCGTCGTACTGGCAGCCGGGCGAGGGGATGCTCGTACAGAAGCCGTTCGGCGTCGGCTACACTCTGAACCTCGCCAACTGGCGGTCGTGGATCGTCGTGTTGGTCGTCGGAGGGCTGTTGTACCAGGAACAGTCCGGAGGCGGCGACGACGACGGCTCGGAGGAGTCGGAGCCCGCCGAGGTCGTCGTCGACGACGAGGAGTAG
- a CDS encoding SDR family NAD(P)-dependent oxidoreductase: MPAAIVTGSSRGIGAATAIRFARDGYDVTVNYHTSPDAAAETAATVREAGREATVVEADASDPAGARRLVDRTVEAFGGVDHLVNNAGIDQHVYTDELSPDDFDRVMDVNVNSAFCCTKAALSALRESDGGEASTASVTNVSSILAFTGAPVEVHYAASKGGLISLTKSHAADFAPEVRVNAVAPGHVETDMTADRTPAEKREELAAIPVDRYGQPEDIAEAVAYLRDAGFVNGETLHVNGGELMR, encoded by the coding sequence GTGCCAGCAGCAATTGTCACCGGCTCCTCTCGGGGGATCGGCGCGGCGACCGCGATCCGGTTCGCGCGTGACGGCTACGACGTGACCGTCAACTATCACACGTCACCGGACGCGGCCGCGGAGACGGCCGCGACCGTCCGCGAGGCCGGCCGGGAGGCGACGGTCGTGGAGGCGGACGCCAGCGACCCGGCGGGCGCCCGGCGACTCGTCGACCGGACCGTCGAGGCGTTCGGCGGCGTCGATCACCTCGTCAACAACGCCGGCATCGACCAACACGTGTACACCGACGAGCTGTCGCCCGACGACTTCGACCGGGTGATGGACGTGAACGTCAACTCCGCGTTCTGCTGTACGAAGGCGGCGCTGTCGGCACTCCGGGAGAGCGACGGCGGCGAGGCGTCGACGGCGTCCGTGACGAACGTCTCGTCGATCCTCGCGTTCACCGGGGCACCCGTCGAGGTTCACTACGCCGCCTCCAAGGGCGGACTGATCTCGCTGACGAAGAGCCACGCGGCAGACTTCGCCCCGGAGGTCCGGGTGAACGCCGTCGCTCCCGGTCACGTCGAGACGGACATGACCGCCGACCGCACGCCAGCGGAGAAACGCGAGGAGTTGGCGGCGATTCCGGTGGATCGGTACGGCCAGCCCGAAGACATCGCCGAGGCGGTCGCGTACCTCCGTGACGCCGGCTTCGTCAACGGAGAGACGCTCCACGTCAACGGTGGGGAGCTGATGCGGTAG
- a CDS encoding pyridoxal phosphate-dependent aminotransferase, whose amino-acid sequence MHELAGRVDDFERSQIRVMFDLAGEAEAAGEDPVRLEVGEPDFDTPEHVTEAAFEAVRDGATDYTASAGIDPLRRAIADTLAADYDLPYDPDQVVATVGGMEALHVTMLTLVDPGETVVTPSPVWPNYEIHAALAGGDLREVPLSYPYDLDADRVIDAVDDDTAAVVLTTPSNPTGRVYDPEPVARVTEAAAEHDAYVIADEVYAGLTYDRDPTGVAAVVDHPERVVTVGSLSKTHAMTGWRLGWLAAPDAVVDGATKVREGTTSCPPAPSQHAALAALTGPAAPAEEMYAAFRERRDYVARRLDEIDGVRAPRPEGAFYAFLDVEGATDSLALAKRLLSEHGVVLAPGSGFGEGDEGRLRLSFANSRERLETGLDRLADAV is encoded by the coding sequence ATGCACGAACTCGCGGGGCGCGTCGACGACTTCGAGCGCTCCCAGATTCGCGTCATGTTCGACCTCGCCGGCGAGGCCGAGGCCGCCGGCGAAGACCCCGTCCGGCTGGAGGTCGGCGAGCCCGACTTCGACACCCCCGAACACGTCACCGAGGCCGCCTTCGAGGCCGTCCGCGACGGCGCCACCGACTACACCGCCAGCGCCGGCATCGACCCCCTCCGGCGTGCGATCGCCGACACCCTCGCCGCCGACTACGACCTCCCGTACGACCCCGACCAGGTCGTCGCCACGGTCGGCGGCATGGAGGCGCTCCACGTCACCATGCTCACGCTCGTCGACCCCGGCGAGACTGTCGTCACCCCCAGCCCCGTCTGGCCCAACTACGAGATCCACGCCGCCCTCGCCGGGGGGGACCTCCGGGAAGTGCCGTTGTCGTACCCGTACGACCTGGACGCCGACCGCGTGATCGACGCCGTCGACGACGACACCGCCGCGGTCGTCCTCACGACCCCCTCCAACCCCACCGGCCGCGTGTACGACCCGGAGCCAGTGGCGCGCGTCACCGAAGCCGCCGCCGAACACGACGCCTACGTGATCGCCGACGAGGTGTACGCCGGCCTGACGTACGACCGCGACCCGACCGGTGTCGCCGCGGTCGTCGACCACCCGGAGCGTGTCGTCACCGTCGGCTCGCTGTCGAAGACCCACGCGATGACCGGCTGGCGGCTCGGCTGGCTCGCCGCCCCCGACGCCGTCGTCGACGGCGCGACGAAGGTTCGAGAGGGGACGACCAGTTGCCCGCCGGCACCCTCCCAACACGCCGCGCTGGCGGCGCTCACCGGCCCGGCGGCGCCGGCCGAGGAGATGTACGCGGCGTTCCGCGAGCGCCGCGACTACGTCGCCCGCCGACTCGACGAGATCGACGGGGTGCGCGCACCACGACCGGAGGGGGCCTTCTACGCCTTCCTCGACGTCGAGGGCGCGACTGACAGCCTGGCGCTGGCGAAACGACTCCTCTCGGAGCACGGCGTCGTGCTCGCCCCCGGCTCCGGCTTCGGCGAGGGCGACGAGGGCCGTCTGCGGCTGTCGTTCGCCAACTCCCGTGAACGGCTGGAGACGGGGCTGGATCGACTGGCGGACGCGGTGTAG